One stretch of Macrotis lagotis isolate mMagLag1 chromosome 7, bilby.v1.9.chrom.fasta, whole genome shotgun sequence DNA includes these proteins:
- the KCNA6 gene encoding potassium voltage-gated channel subfamily A member 6: protein MREEATLAPSAPGEARGAEEEPRGGGDLPGAAGGGGGCCSSERLVINISGLRFETQLRTLSLFPDTLLGDPGRRVRFFDPLRNEYFFDRNRPSFDAILYYYQSGGRLRRPVNVPLDIFLEEIRFYQLGEEALEAFREDEGCLPEGGEHQKPLPSQPFKRQVWLLFEYPESSGPARGIAIVSVLVILISIVIFCLETLPQFRPDPRSRSDGGRVSSGGPVPRGSQEEDEGDHSVYKLLNPSVIVQGGVLSGPGSSSQLIPLGGPTESESFFTDPFFLVETLCIVWFTFELLVRFSACPSKPAFFRNIMNIIDLVAIFPYFITLGTELVQQQEQQPGGGNQNGQQAMSLAILRVIRLVRVFRIFKLSRHSKGLQILGKTLQASMRELGLLIFFLFIGVILFSSAVYFAEADDDDSLFSSIPDAFWWAVVTMTTVGYGDMYPMTVGGKIVGSLCAIAGVLTIALPVPVIVSNFNYFYHRETEQEEQGQYTHVTCGQPIPDLKGVGGGLGKPDFSEVAPERRPSYLSTPHRVYAEKRMLTEV, encoded by the coding sequence ATGCGGGAGGAGGCTACCTTGGCGCCGTCGGCCCCCGGGGAGGCTCGGGGAGCCGAGGAGGAGCCCCGGGGCGGGGGGGACCTCCCCGGGGCGGCCGGAGGGGGCGGCGGCTGCTGCAGCAGCGAGCGCCTGGTCATCAACATCTCCGGGCTCCGATTCGAGACACAACTGCGCACCCTGTCTCTGTTTCCTGACACACTTTTGGGAGACCCGGGCCGCCGGGTCCGGTTCTTTGACCCCCTGCGCAATGAGTATTTCTTCGATCGCAACCGGCCCAGCTTCGACGCCATCCTCTACTACTATCAGTCCGGAGGCCGGCTGCGGAGGCCAGTCAACGTGCCTCTGGACATCTTCCTGGAGGAGATCCGCTTCTACCAGCTGGGTGAGGAGGCCCTGGAGGCTTTCCGGGAAGATGAGGGCTGCCTTCCGGAGGGAGGCGAGCACCAGAAGCCCTTGCCTTCTCAGCCCTTCAAGCGTCAGGTCTGGCTCCTCTTTGAATATCCCGAGAGCTCAGGCCCAGCCAGGGGTATCGCCATTGTCTCCGTACTGGTCATTCTCATCTCTATAGTCATCTTTTGCCTGGAAACTCTGCCCCAGTTTCGGCCAGACCCCCGAAGTCGAAGTGACGGTGGGAGGGTAAGTTCAGGTGGTCCAGTCCCCAGAGGGAGCCAGGAAGAAGATGAGGGAGATCACTCAGTATATAAGTTGTTAAATCCCAGTGTCATCGTCCAGGGAGGAGTTTTATCAGGACCTGGATCATCATCCCAGTTGATCCCACTTGGAGGTCCTACAGAATCCGAGTCTTTCTTCACAGACCCCTTTTTTCTGGTAGAGACCCTCTGCATAGTGTGGTTCACCTTTGAGCTGCTGGTTCGTTTCTCTGCCTGCCCTAGCAAGCCAGCCTTCTTCCGCAACATCATGAACATCATAGATTTAGTGGCCATCTTCCCTTACTTTATCACCTTGGGCACAGAGCTGGTGCAACAGCAGGAACAGCAACCAGGAGGCGGCAATCAGAACGGGCAGCAGGCGATGTCCCTGGCAATCCTGCGAGTCATCCGCTTGGTCCGAGTTTTCCGCATCTTCAAACTTTCCCGACACTCTAAAGGTCTCCAAATCCTGGGCAAGACGTTGCAGGCTTCCATGAGGGAGCTTGGGctcctcatcttcttcctcttcattggAGTCATCCTCTTCTCCAGTGCCGTCTACTTTGCTGAGGCAGATGATGATGATTCACTATTTTCCAGCATCCCTGACGCCTTCTGGTGGGCAGTAGTCACCATGACCACAGTTGGTTATGGAGACATGTACCCCATGACTGTAGGGGGCAAGATTGTGGGATCTCTGTGTGCCATTGCAGGTGTCCTCACCATTGCCTTACCTGTTCCGGTCATCGTCTCCAACTTCAACTATTTTTACCACCGTGAAACAGAACAGGAGGAACAAGGGCAATATACACACGTCACTTGTGGGCAGCCTATACCAGATCTGAAAGGAGTGGGTGGAGGACTTGGCAAACCAGATTTCTCTGAGGTTGCCCCAGAACGGAGGCCCAGTTACCTTTCCACTCCACACAGGGTCTATGCAGAGAAAAGGATGCTAACAGAAGTTTGA